Proteins encoded in a region of the Desulfovibrio sp. genome:
- a CDS encoding methylenetetrahydrofolate reductase: protein MHIGQMIRELSAPFYSLEFFPPSDTAHLPDFYATVDRLRALNPLFASVTYGAGGARQQNTLAVTAELARRGIAAMAHLTCVGAEPQSIAAFLNDLRASGVNNVLALRGDPPADKAWNWSSAHFRHASDLVAFAREQQPGMGIGVAAYPAPHPESPTFSQDRLHTANKLRAGADFALTQLFFDAREYEDLVSHLRGQGITTPVIPGILPIQSFDSLRRVLSLCGANIPGKLYLALEKAHNEGGAEAVREVGLDYAVRQIRSLLDAGAPGIHLYTLNKADMCLRLAEAVGTL, encoded by the coding sequence ATGCATATCGGTCAAATGATCCGGGAACTTTCGGCCCCTTTCTATTCGTTGGAGTTTTTTCCGCCTTCTGACACGGCCCATCTACCCGATTTTTACGCTACGGTTGACCGCTTGCGTGCACTTAACCCGCTGTTTGCCTCGGTAACCTATGGGGCTGGCGGTGCGCGGCAGCAAAATACGCTGGCCGTAACGGCAGAGCTTGCCCGCCGGGGCATCGCCGCCATGGCGCATCTGACCTGCGTGGGTGCCGAGCCTCAGTCCATTGCCGCATTTTTGAATGATCTGCGTGCGTCGGGGGTCAACAATGTGTTGGCACTGCGCGGCGACCCGCCCGCCGACAAGGCCTGGAACTGGAGCTCCGCCCATTTTCGTCATGCTTCTGATCTGGTGGCTTTTGCCAGAGAGCAGCAGCCGGGCATGGGCATTGGCGTGGCGGCCTATCCCGCCCCGCACCCCGAATCGCCCACATTTTCGCAGGACAGGCTGCACACGGCCAACAAGCTGCGCGCCGGGGCCGATTTTGCCCTCACTCAGCTCTTTTTTGACGCGCGAGAATATGAAGATCTGGTGAGCCACCTGCGCGGGCAGGGCATTACCACGCCGGTGATCCCCGGTATTCTGCCCATCCAGAGCTTTGATTCGCTGCGGCGCGTGCTTTCTTTGTGCGGGGCCAATATTCCCGGCAAGCTGTATCTGGCGCTCGAAAAAGCTCACAACGAGGGCGGGGCGGAAGCTGTGCGCGAGGTGGGCCTTGATTATGCCGTGCGGCAGATACGCAGCCTGCTTGACGCGGGCGCGCCCGGCATTCACCTGTACACGCTCAACAAGGCCGATATGTGCCTGCGGCTGGCCGAGGCTGTCGGCACTCTGTAA
- a CDS encoding phosphodiester glycosidase family protein has translation MIRAVRTLPKTWLVVFLATCLAAHALPAVAAPEHAAPIQVTRDHTAPEQQTGTPPAQWQVASNTGSGPVTAAGAVTTSAVEPVSPQQAPPLPTASQAATDESTNKNGMDDQGRADWRELEQGLLFGEFQLNDGDARLSVLRIDPAYFDFTLCARSQDSGPSRPLSQWGEQYNLSAAINASMYLPDGSTSTGYMRQGDHTNNGRIVQRFGAFFVAGPDEPGLPLAAIIDRDNPLWRQQLERYSLVIQNYRMINADRRILWAPGGPHYSISAVAQDGDGQILFMHCRQPVEAYAFAQQVLHLPLNVRTVMYVEGGGQAGLLVRSAALTRELVGLSPSGLLVTGDLRAVLPNVLGARRKGAPEHPAVESTPAPEQPAANPAALPPASEDKSSANPAAPAAESGVTGSAAQQKPVRQSGTTVAMPPLAPSHTVGPIPEHEQTQGQMQNQAQEQSPPNRAASTTQNPATSATAPAREPLTQPGSSLAQPPSSTSESISSNSDAAPKK, from the coding sequence TTGATTCGGGCAGTCCGCACCCTGCCGAAAACATGGCTGGTGGTGTTTTTGGCAACATGCCTTGCGGCCCATGCGCTGCCAGCGGTTGCCGCCCCAGAGCATGCCGCGCCCATTCAGGTCACGCGAGACCACACTGCGCCAGAGCAGCAGACCGGCACCCCGCCCGCGCAATGGCAGGTGGCCAGCAATACGGGCAGCGGCCCGGTAACAGCTGCCGGAGCAGTCACAACCAGCGCAGTTGAACCTGTCTCTCCACAGCAGGCCCCTCCCCTGCCAACCGCCTCTCAGGCTGCGACAGACGAATCCACGAATAAAAACGGCATGGACGACCAGGGGCGCGCCGACTGGCGCGAACTGGAGCAAGGCCTGCTGTTTGGCGAATTTCAGCTCAACGACGGCGATGCCCGTCTTTCAGTGCTGCGCATCGACCCCGCCTACTTTGATTTTACACTCTGCGCACGCTCGCAGGACAGCGGCCCCTCGCGCCCGCTGAGCCAGTGGGGCGAGCAGTACAATCTCTCTGCCGCCATCAACGCCAGCATGTACCTGCCCGACGGCTCAACCAGCACGGGTTACATGCGTCAGGGCGACCACACCAACAACGGGCGCATCGTACAGCGGTTTGGCGCTTTTTTTGTGGCGGGGCCGGACGAACCGGGCCTGCCCCTGGCGGCCATCATCGACCGCGACAATCCCTTGTGGCGGCAGCAGTTGGAGCGCTACTCGCTGGTTATCCAGAATTACCGCATGATCAACGCCGACCGGCGCATTCTCTGGGCACCCGGCGGCCCGCATTATTCCATCTCTGCCGTTGCCCAGGATGGCGACGGGCAGATACTTTTCATGCACTGCCGCCAGCCGGTGGAGGCTTACGCCTTTGCCCAGCAGGTGCTGCACCTGCCACTCAACGTGCGCACAGTCATGTATGTTGAGGGCGGCGGCCAGGCAGGCCTGCTGGTTCGGTCGGCTGCGCTTACACGTGAGCTGGTGGGCCTGAGCCCAAGCGGACTGCTGGTAACTGGCGACCTGCGGGCCGTGCTGCCCAATGTGCTGGGCGCGCGGCGCAAGGGCGCCCCGGAACATCCCGCCGTGGAGTCCACCCCCGCTCCAGAACAGCCAGCCGCCAACCCGGCTGCGCTCCCCCCGGCCAGCGAGGACAAATCCTCCGCCAACCCAGCTGCACCAGCTGCGGAATCTGGCGTAACTGGCAGCGCGGCACAACAGAAACCGGTGCGACAGTCTGGCACAACAGTTGCCATGCCACCTTTGGCCCCCAGCCATACAGTGGGGCCAATACCCGAGCATGAACAGACACAGGGGCAGATGCAGAACCAGGCGCAGGAACAATCCCCGCCCAACAGGGCGGCCAGCACCACGCAAAACCCCGCAACCAGCGCCACGGCACCGGCCCGCGAACCGCTGACACAGCCTGGCTCGTCGCTTGCGCAGCCCCCATCGAGCACGTCAGAATCTATATCGTCAAACAGTGATGCTGCACCAAAAAAATAA
- a CDS encoding desulfoferrodoxin: MPTQLEVYKCTHCGNIVEVLHGGGADIVCCGDPMKLMVEGATDGALEKHVPVIEKVDGGYLVKVGSVAHPMEEKHFIEWIELLADGRSYTKFLKPGDAPEAFFAIDAAKVTAREYCNLHGHWKAEN, encoded by the coding sequence ATGCCCACGCAACTCGAAGTGTATAAGTGCACCCACTGCGGCAATATCGTTGAAGTTCTTCATGGCGGCGGCGCCGACATCGTCTGCTGTGGTGACCCCATGAAGCTGATGGTCGAAGGTGCTACCGACGGCGCTCTTGAAAAGCACGTCCCCGTCATTGAAAAGGTTGACGGCGGCTACCTGGTGAAGGTCGGCAGCGTTGCTCACCCCATGGAAGAAAAGCACTTCATCGAATGGATCGAGCTGCTGGCCGACGGCAGAAGCTACACCAAGTTCCTGAAGCCTGGCGATGCGCCCGAAGCCTTTTTTGCCATTGACGCGGCCAAGGTTACGGCCCGCGAATACTGCAACCTGCACGGTCACTGGAAGGCTGAAAACTAG
- a CDS encoding rubredoxin — translation MQKYVCGVCGYEYDPAENDNVPFEDLPEDWTCPVCGVGKDQFSPA, via the coding sequence ATGCAAAAGTATGTTTGTGGTGTTTGCGGTTACGAATATGATCCCGCTGAAAACGACAACGTGCCTTTTGAAGACCTGCCCGAAGATTGGACCTGCCCCGTTTGCGGCGTGGGCAAAGACCAGTTTTCTCCTGCCTAA
- a CDS encoding FprA family A-type flavoprotein codes for MQPVEIKKDIFWVGFVDYDHRDFHGYSRSPDGSTYNAYLIKDEKNVLLDTVASGCEGTLLCRLAQVLEPEKIDYIICNHMELDHAGALEAIIERCKPEKVFVSQTGLKSMAGYFDCKNWPVQAVKSGDSINIGKRTIVFQETRMLHWPDSMVSYIPEDKLLISNDIFGQNIASSARFVDEFGDDGEFSRRVKEYYFNIVLPYSPMVLKTLPVVEKLDIDMIAPDHGLIHRGEKAVRNIIDMYRSMAEQKPQQRALVFYDTMWQSTETMAYAICSGLEENGVPTRIMSVKQNHHSAIMTELADCGAVIAGSPTHNNTVLPLIAAQLTYMKGLRPLNRIGGAFGSYGWSGEGPKYLHEQLASMNMEMPAEPVKCNWRPDHEALKACYQMGVTIADALKKKCQG; via the coding sequence ATGCAGCCAGTAGAGATAAAAAAAGATATTTTCTGGGTCGGCTTTGTCGATTACGACCACAGGGATTTTCACGGGTATTCCCGTTCGCCTGACGGTTCGACCTACAACGCCTACCTGATCAAGGACGAAAAAAACGTTCTGCTCGACACTGTTGCCTCGGGCTGCGAAGGCACCCTGCTGTGCCGCCTTGCCCAGGTGCTTGAACCCGAAAAGATTGACTATATCATCTGCAACCACATGGAACTTGACCACGCTGGCGCGCTTGAAGCCATCATCGAGCGCTGCAAGCCCGAAAAGGTCTTTGTGTCGCAGACCGGCCTCAAATCCATGGCTGGCTATTTTGACTGCAAAAACTGGCCCGTGCAGGCAGTCAAAAGCGGCGACAGCATCAACATCGGCAAGCGCACCATCGTTTTTCAGGAAACCCGCATGCTGCACTGGCCCGACAGCATGGTTTCCTACATTCCCGAAGACAAGCTGCTGATCAGCAACGATATCTTTGGCCAGAATATTGCCAGCTCCGCGCGCTTTGTTGATGAATTTGGCGACGACGGCGAATTTTCGCGTCGCGTCAAGGAATACTACTTCAACATTGTGCTGCCCTACTCCCCCATGGTGCTCAAGACCCTGCCCGTGGTGGAAAAGCTTGACATCGACATGATCGCCCCCGACCACGGCCTTATCCACCGTGGCGAAAAGGCCGTGCGCAACATCATCGACATGTACCGCAGCATGGCCGAGCAAAAGCCCCAGCAGCGCGCGCTAGTCTTTTACGACACCATGTGGCAGTCCACCGAGACCATGGCCTATGCCATTTGCAGCGGCCTTGAAGAAAACGGCGTGCCCACGCGCATCATGAGCGTAAAGCAGAACCACCACAGCGCCATCATGACCGAGCTGGCCGACTGCGGCGCGGTTATTGCCGGTTCGCCCACGCATAACAATACCGTGCTGCCCCTCATCGCCGCCCAGCTTACCTATATGAAGGGCCTGCGCCCCCTGAACCGCATTGGCGGCGCTTTTGGCTCCTACGGCTGGTCTGGCGAAGGCCCCAAGTACCTGCACGAACAGCTGGCCTCCATGAACATGGAAATGCCCGCCGAACCCGTGAAGTGCAACTGGCGCCCCGACCACGAGGCCCTCAAGGCCTGCTACCAGATGGGCGTTACCATTGCCGATGCCCTCAAAAAGAAGTGCCAGGGTTAA
- the pdxA gene encoding 4-hydroxythreonine-4-phosphate dehydrogenase PdxA — protein sequence MNQLPVVAITMGDASGIGPEIIVKAMARPEIGTWARALVVGDAERLREAIRITGAAVQVRAVSNPEDARYESGYIDCLDVPVIPAGHPFGVVSPVSGDGAFQFVKKAVDLVLSGKAQAICTAPLNKEALHAAGHMYPGHTEMLAYLTGTPEVSMMLTTPNLRVVHVTTHLGLIDAVKKIEPALVERTITRTHATLVDAGIASPRIGVCAINPHAGENGLFGNGEEETKILPAVKATQARGWQVEGPLPADTLFYRAGRGDFDVVIAMYHDQGHAPIKVLGIADGVNITIGLPVIRTSVDHGTAFDIAGKGIACEDSLIEAMRQAAELSKKK from the coding sequence TTGAATCAGCTACCTGTGGTGGCCATCACCATGGGCGATGCCTCTGGCATTGGCCCTGAAATAATCGTCAAGGCCATGGCCCGCCCGGAAATCGGCACCTGGGCCAGAGCCCTGGTTGTGGGCGATGCAGAGCGCCTGCGCGAAGCCATCAGGATAACCGGCGCCGCCGTGCAGGTGCGAGCCGTAAGCAATCCCGAAGACGCTCGTTACGAATCCGGTTACATCGATTGCCTTGATGTTCCGGTGATTCCTGCCGGGCATCCCTTTGGCGTAGTTTCGCCCGTATCGGGCGACGGTGCCTTTCAGTTTGTCAAAAAAGCGGTGGATCTGGTGCTTTCCGGCAAGGCACAGGCCATCTGTACTGCCCCGCTGAACAAGGAAGCGCTGCACGCCGCCGGGCACATGTACCCCGGGCATACCGAAATGTTGGCCTATCTGACGGGCACGCCCGAAGTATCCATGATGCTGACCACGCCCAACCTGCGGGTAGTGCATGTGACCACGCATCTGGGCCTCATCGACGCCGTCAAGAAGATAGAACCGGCCCTTGTGGAGCGCACCATTACCCGTACACACGCCACGCTGGTGGATGCTGGCATCGCCAGCCCGCGTATCGGCGTGTGCGCCATCAACCCCCATGCTGGCGAGAACGGCCTGTTTGGCAATGGTGAAGAAGAAACCAAGATTCTGCCTGCCGTCAAGGCCACTCAGGCCAGAGGCTGGCAGGTTGAGGGGCCGTTGCCCGCTGATACGCTGTTTTACCGCGCCGGGCGGGGCGACTTTGACGTGGTCATTGCCATGTACCACGATCAGGGCCACGCGCCCATCAAGGTGCTGGGCATTGCCGACGGCGTAAACATCACCATCGGCCTGCCGGTCATACGCACCTCGGTGGACCACGGCACTGCCTTTGACATTGCGGGCAAGGGCATTGCCTGCGAAGACAGCCTTATTGAAGCCATGCGGCAGGCTGCGGAGCTGAGCAAGAAAAAATAG
- a CDS encoding four-carbon acid sugar kinase family protein: MKQSWFVLADDLTGAADCAIAFAKNGMVSDVLFESDTAAASDAPVLAVDAASRPLPAAEAAQRHAALLERHFRKGMRLYKKLDSLLRGQPAAETAAAIRTLRGMGGPAFVVMAPAFPATGRTTVNGRVLVNGMPLENTEVWARDHTYANGDLAAALKPEGLNVRNILLADVRKGAQTIAGMVAADMDEGFDGVVCDAETLDDLAFIAEATHALADRLFWVGTGGLAVPLARMSRPEQGSCVVALPQGGRGLLLVVGSVVKVSREALRHVLASQQVEHYSFTPQQLLGDAGAALAEQGAAIAEALAAGKDVAVEIAEVEHPNMALGGRLAASLARVLHNALESAAGLVVTGGETAANLMAEVGIHGIRLVAEVESGVPAGMTLGNFSLPIVTKAGSFGTERTLASSLDFLRAAIKKGELA; encoded by the coding sequence ATGAAACAGTCCTGGTTTGTTCTTGCAGACGACCTTACGGGTGCGGCAGACTGCGCCATAGCCTTTGCGAAAAACGGCATGGTTTCGGATGTGCTGTTTGAAAGCGATACGGCGGCGGCCAGCGATGCCCCGGTGCTGGCGGTGGATGCCGCCAGCCGTCCCCTGCCAGCGGCAGAGGCAGCGCAAAGGCATGCGGCATTGCTTGAGCGGCATTTCCGCAAGGGCATGCGCCTGTATAAAAAGCTCGATTCCCTGCTGCGCGGGCAGCCTGCGGCAGAAACCGCGGCGGCCATCCGCACGCTGCGCGGCATGGGTGGCCCGGCGTTTGTGGTGATGGCACCGGCCTTTCCCGCCACAGGCAGAACCACGGTCAACGGTCGCGTGCTGGTCAACGGCATGCCCCTTGAAAACACCGAGGTCTGGGCCAGAGACCATACTTACGCCAACGGCGATCTGGCGGCTGCCCTGAAGCCCGAAGGCCTGAACGTGCGCAACATTCTGCTGGCAGATGTGCGCAAGGGCGCGCAGACCATTGCGGGGATGGTTGCGGCCGACATGGATGAAGGTTTTGACGGCGTGGTGTGCGACGCCGAAACGCTGGACGACCTTGCCTTTATCGCCGAGGCAACCCATGCTCTGGCCGACAGGCTGTTCTGGGTGGGCACTGGCGGGCTGGCCGTACCTCTGGCGCGCATGTCGCGGCCAGAGCAGGGTTCGTGCGTGGTTGCCCTGCCTCAGGGGGGGCGTGGCCTGCTGCTGGTTGTGGGCAGCGTGGTCAAGGTTTCGCGCGAGGCCTTGCGCCATGTGCTTGCCTCGCAGCAGGTGGAGCACTATTCCTTTACGCCCCAGCAGCTGCTGGGCGATGCGGGCGCCGCGCTGGCGGAGCAGGGAGCGGCCATTGCCGAGGCTCTTGCCGCTGGCAAGGATGTGGCCGTGGAAATAGCCGAGGTGGAGCACCCCAACATGGCCCTGGGCGGCAGGCTTGCCGCCAGCCTGGCCAGGGTGCTGCACAATGCGCTTGAATCAGCGGCCGGTCTGGTTGTTACCGGCGGTGAAACCGCAGCCAACCTCATGGCCGAAGTGGGTATCCACGGCATCCGGCTTGTTGCCGAAGTGGAAAGTGGCGTACCGGCGGGCATGACCCTTGGCAATTTTTCGCTTCCCATTGTGACCAAGGCCGGTTCCTTTGGCACAGAGCGTACCTTGGCCAGCAGCCTTGATTTTCTGCGGGCTGCAATCAAAAAAGGAGAACTGGCTTGA
- a CDS encoding 2-keto-3-deoxygluconate permease has protein sequence MQIKRSMERIPGGLMVVPLLLGALCNTFFPNTPKIFGSFTGGLFTGATSILAVYYVCMGATISFKTTPYILKKGGILFATKVGIAAIIGITVGQFLGEAPIREGFFAGISTLAIVAALNDTNGGLYMALMGQYGKPRDVAAYSIMCLESGPFLTMVTLGVAGLSAFPWQMMVGAIFPLVLGMILGNLDKDMRDFLKAAPAVLIPFFAFALGAGLDLSKVWNAGLLGVGLGICVVVVTGVVLFIGDRLTGGTGVAGLAASSTAGNAAAVPMIIAQANPVYAEAAQHATILVAACVVVTAILTPLVTAWGVKTFGAPKDLPAAEGEE, from the coding sequence ATGCAGATCAAGCGGTCTATGGAACGGATTCCCGGTGGCCTTATGGTTGTTCCCCTGTTGCTCGGCGCACTGTGCAACACATTTTTTCCCAATACCCCCAAGATATTCGGTTCGTTTACCGGGGGGCTTTTTACCGGCGCAACCAGTATCCTGGCTGTGTATTATGTCTGCATGGGCGCGACCATCAGCTTCAAGACCACGCCCTATATTCTTAAGAAAGGCGGCATACTGTTTGCCACAAAGGTGGGCATTGCGGCCATCATTGGCATTACCGTGGGCCAGTTTCTTGGCGAAGCGCCCATAAGGGAAGGTTTTTTTGCCGGTATTTCCACGCTGGCCATTGTAGCCGCGCTCAATGATACCAACGGCGGTCTGTACATGGCCCTGATGGGGCAGTACGGCAAACCGCGCGATGTGGCGGCCTATTCCATCATGTGTCTGGAATCCGGGCCTTTTCTGACCATGGTTACCCTCGGTGTGGCCGGGCTTTCGGCCTTTCCGTGGCAGATGATGGTGGGTGCCATATTCCCGCTGGTGCTGGGCATGATCCTTGGCAATCTCGACAAGGACATGCGCGACTTTCTCAAGGCTGCACCTGCTGTGCTCATTCCCTTCTTTGCCTTTGCTCTCGGTGCGGGGCTTGACCTCTCCAAGGTGTGGAACGCGGGCCTGCTGGGCGTGGGCCTTGGCATATGCGTGGTGGTGGTAACCGGCGTGGTGCTCTTTATCGGTGACCGTCTCACCGGCGGCACGGGCGTTGCCGGTCTGGCCGCATCGTCCACCGCGGGCAATGCCGCGGCTGTCCCCATGATTATTGCCCAGGCCAACCCCGTGTATGCCGAAGCGGCCCAGCACGCCACCATTCTGGTTGCGGCCTGTGTGGTTGTGACGGCCATTCTTACGCCGCTGGTGACTGCCTGGGGTGTAAAGACCTTTGGCGCGCCCAAGGATTTGCCCGCGGCTGAAGGCGAGGAATAG
- a CDS encoding DeoR/GlpR family DNA-binding transcription regulator: protein MRKGRERRDAMLEAIAAGDKDIRQLAERFGVSFSTVRRDLQRLSREKAVARTYGGAMLTRALQEDDYPARESQHRAAKQTIAKAAAGQVNDGETIILDGGSTVTFMARFLYEKRLTVITNNLKLTAILADAPRIDLVLLGGSIRPISMSAYGHFAEESLRCLTADKLFTSANGVVANRGLCEASLEQISVKRLMMRQSREVYVLADASKLGCASQPAWAPLPPGWTLVTDGDEQLCAPFRESGVTILPASNSSPLV, encoded by the coding sequence ATGCGAAAAGGCAGGGAAAGACGCGATGCCATGCTCGAGGCCATTGCCGCGGGCGACAAGGACATACGGCAGCTGGCCGAGCGGTTTGGCGTGTCGTTTTCTACTGTACGGCGCGACCTGCAACGCCTCTCGCGTGAAAAGGCCGTGGCGCGCACCTATGGCGGAGCCATGCTCACCCGGGCATTGCAGGAAGACGACTACCCCGCCCGCGAGTCCCAGCACCGGGCTGCCAAGCAGACCATTGCAAAGGCAGCCGCCGGGCAGGTCAACGACGGCGAAACCATCATTCTTGATGGCGGCTCTACCGTAACCTTTATGGCGCGCTTTCTGTACGAAAAAAGGCTCACGGTCATCACCAACAACCTCAAGCTCACGGCCATTCTGGCAGACGCTCCGCGCATTGATCTGGTGCTTTTGGGCGGTTCCATCCGGCCCATCAGCATGAGCGCCTACGGGCATTTTGCCGAAGAGTCGCTGCGCTGCCTCACCGCCGACAAGCTGTTTACCAGCGCCAACGGGGTTGTTGCCAACCGGGGGCTCTGCGAGGCCAGCCTTGAGCAGATATCGGTCAAAAGGCTCATGATGCGTCAATCACGCGAAGTTTATGTGCTGGCCGACGCTTCAAAACTTGGCTGCGCCTCCCAACCGGCATGGGCTCCCCTGCCCCCCGGATGGACTCTGGTGACGGACGGCGACGAGCAGCTGTGCGCACCATTCAGAGAGAGCGGCGTCACCATCCTGCCTGCTTCAAATTCCAGCCCACTGGTATAA
- a CDS encoding DJ-1/PfpI family protein encodes MHSVFQRCLQPLTCLLVLLASTWPLAVQAQTSPAQASPAQTAGMYDAIPASAARQVTLGVLIFPGFEMLDAYGPMEMWGSLKHAPDRFWGEASDRVGIRLVTVAASKGAVPSNQGPKTVADFDYTNAPALDYLLVPGGIGAIPLVNDQATLSWLRAQAKNASLVMSVCNGASLLAAAGRRGGGGAPPHHPATTNKMAFKASTAPGPKVRWVASARWVDNGNIVTSSGVSAGMDMTVAVIARLYGQPLSNWVAQVTEYEPHSDPAWDPFAVKAGLVR; translated from the coding sequence ATGCACTCTGTTTTTCAGCGCTGTTTACAACCCCTGACCTGTCTGCTGGTTTTGCTGGCATCGACATGGCCCCTGGCCGTGCAGGCCCAAACATCCCCGGCACAGGCATCCCCAGCCCAGACCGCGGGAATGTACGACGCCATTCCCGCCTCCGCTGCACGGCAGGTGACGCTGGGCGTTTTGATTTTTCCCGGTTTTGAGATGCTTGATGCCTATGGCCCCATGGAAATGTGGGGCAGCCTCAAGCATGCGCCAGACCGCTTTTGGGGGGAGGCATCTGACCGCGTGGGTATTCGGCTGGTGACAGTGGCTGCCAGCAAGGGGGCAGTGCCTTCCAATCAGGGGCCAAAAACCGTGGCAGATTTTGATTATACCAACGCGCCAGCACTGGACTATCTGCTTGTGCCCGGCGGCATTGGCGCAATCCCGCTGGTCAACGATCAGGCAACCCTCAGCTGGCTGCGGGCGCAGGCAAAAAATGCGTCGCTTGTCATGTCGGTGTGCAACGGCGCATCATTGCTGGCTGCTGCGGGGCGGCGTGGCGGCGGGGGCGCCCCCCCGCACCACCCCGCCACAACAAACAAGATGGCCTTCAAGGCTTCTACCGCTCCTGGCCCCAAGGTGCGCTGGGTAGCCAGCGCCCGCTGGGTGGACAATGGCAATATTGTGACCTCGTCCGGGGTTTCCGCCGGTATGGACATGACTGTGGCGGTTATTGCCCGCCTGTATGGGCAGCCGCTGAGCAACTGGGTGGCTCAGGTCACGGAATATGAACCACACAGCGACCCGGCATGGGACCCCTTTGCCGTCAAGGCCGGGCTGGTAAGGTAG